A section of the Chiloscyllium plagiosum isolate BGI_BamShark_2017 chromosome 4, ASM401019v2, whole genome shotgun sequence genome encodes:
- the inhbab gene encoding inhibin subunit beta Ab, giving the protein MPGFDLLTGVVLLLAASWVRASPTVAAQDGARSECPSCSLPTLQGDPAAADTQLVEAVKRHILNMLHLKSRPNITHPVPKAALLNALKKLHVGRVREDGRVEIEEDWSSKSVLNEPEQASEIISFAEAGPSQDVLHFQIAKEEEGDLSLVEQANIWLYLKLSNKSNRSRSKVTLRLSQEGKGGKAVSEKQVDIKRSGWHTLPVSRTVQTVLASQDRSLMLKVSCDLCQEAGVSPVLMEPADKEESHRPFLMLLVRESAAHTHRIRKRGLECDGKVNICCRKQFYVNFRDIGWSDWIIAPPGYYGNYCEGECPSHIAGTSGSSLSFHSAVINHYRIRGYSPFNNIKSCCVPTKLRAMSMLYYDDGHNIVKKDIQNMIVEECGCS; this is encoded by the exons ATGCCTGGCTTTGACCTGCTGACTGGGGTGGTACTGCTGCTGGCTGCGAGTTGGGTGAGGGCATCCCCCACGGTCGCTGCCCAGGACGGGGCACGCTCGGAGTGCCCGAGCTGCTCGCTCCCCACGCTGCAGGGGGACCCGGCCGCCGCTGACACTCAGCTCGTGGAAGCCGTGAAAAGGCACATCCTGAACATGCTGCACTTGAAGAGCAGGCCCAACATCACCCACCCGGTGCCCAAAGCCGCACTTTTGAACGCCTTGAAGAAGCTGCACGTCGGACGAGTGCGGGAAGACGGGAGAGTGGAAATCGAGGAGGACTGGTCCAGCAAGTCAGTCCTGAACGAACCCGAACAAGCATCGGAGATCATCAGCTTCGCTGAGGCAG GTCCGTCCCAGGATGTCCTGCACTTTCAGATCGCCAAGGAGGAAGAAGGGGACCTTTCCCTGGTGGAGCAGGCCAATATCTGGCTGTACCTGAAGCTCTCCAACAAGTCCAACCGAAGCAGAAGTAAAGTGACTCTGAGACTATCCCAGGAAGGAAAGGGCGGCAAGGCCGTCAGCGAGAAGCAGGTGGACATCAAGAGGAGTGGCTGGCACACGCTGCCCGTGTCGAGAACTGTGCAGACGGTGCTGGCCAGCCAGGACCGGTCCCTGATGCTGAAGGTATCCTGTGACCTGTGTCAGGAAGCTGGCGTCTCCCCGGTGCTGATGGAGCCGGCGGACAAGGAGGAGTCTCACCGGCCCTTCCTGATGCTGCTGGTCCGGGAATCAGCCGCGCACACTCACCGGATACGCAAGCGGGGTCTGGAGTGCGACGGTAAGGTCAACATCTGCTGCAGGAAACAGTTCTATGTGAATTTCCGAGACATCGGCTGGAGTGACTGGATCATAGCGCCGCCTGGCTACTATGGCAACTACTGCGAGGGCGAGTGTCCCAGTCACATCGCCGGTACCTCGGGCTCGTCCCTCTCCTTCCACTCGGCCGTCATCAACCACTATAGGATCCGAGGTTACAGCCCTTTCAACAACATCAAATCATGTTGTGTCCCCACCAAACTCAGGGCAATGTCTATGCTGTATTACGATGACGGGCACAACATTGTGAAAAAAGACATTCAAAACATGATCGTAGAGGAGTGTGGCTGCTCATAA